The sequence CAGATAGAACCGCCATTCGATCTGATTCGACACACTTGGTTACATTAGGAGGCGTTTTGAGGCAGCAGCTGGTTGTCAGTAAAGAATTACGGATGTATGATGAGAGGGCTCAAGAGTGGAGATCTTTAGCCCCCATGGATGCTCCTCGTTATCAGCATGGCATTGCTGTCATTGGGAACTTTCTTTATGTAGTTGGTGGTCAAAGTAATTATGATACAAAAGGAAAAACTGCTGTTGATACAGTTTTCAGATTTGATCCTCGATATAATAAGTGGATGCAGGTTGCATCGTTAAATGAAAAGCGCACGTTTTTTCACTTGAGCGCCCTCAAAGGACATTTGTATGCTGTTGGTGGGCGAAGTGCAGCTGGTGAGCTGGCCACTGTAGAATGTTACAATCCAAGAATGAATGAGTGGAGCTATGTTGCGAAAATGAGTGAACCCCACTATGGCCATGCTGGAACAGTGTATGGAGGCTTAATGTATATTTCGGGAGGAATTACTCATGACACTTTCCAAAATGAGCTCATGTGTTTTGACCCTGATACAGACAAATGGACACAGAAGGCTCCAATGACTACAGTCAGAGGTCTGCATTGCATGTGTACAGTTGGAGACAAGCTCTATGTCATTGGTGGTAATCACTTCAGAGGAACAAGTGATTATGATGATGTTCTAAGCTGTGAATACTATTCACCAACCCTTGACCAGTGGACACCAATTGCTGCCATGTTAAGAGGTCAAAGTGATGTTGGAGTTGctgtctttgaaaataaaatctatgtcGTAGGTGGATATTCTTGGAATAATCGTTGTATGGTAGAAATTGTCCAGAAATATGACCCAGAAAAGGATGAATGGCATAAAGTTTTTGACCTTCCAGAGTCACTTGGTGGCATTCGAGCTTGTACTCTCACAGTTTTTCCACCTGAAGAAAATCCTGGGTCACCTTCCAGAGAATCACCTCTTTCAGCACCTTCAGATCATTCTTAGGACCAAGGTGTAATACCTTTGCAGTGCATCAAGGAAGATCCCATAATTTCCCTTCAGTTGTATCTTCTTAAAATGATTGGTACAGTTATTAGATTAAAAAGGTAATTGATGTTATTTGTATTGTTTGGCTTAGTATGTTTATCAAATGGTTAACAAATGTATTCTGCAAATGTATGTATTCAACATAGctattttaacaaatgtaaaaagcagaaaaatgattGTTAGATATCTTTTTGTGGTGGTGTGTAAGGCAAAGTGTAAGTGATTGTAGTAAATGTATAATTATGTTCATTATGCTTCAAAGTTGAAAGTTTTCATCTTTGACTACAAAACATCAAAGGGAGGATGCCTGCTATAacctaaaataataaacaaaaaaggtCACCAAGCCTTATTAGCTGCTTCCCTTTTTTCACGGTTTGTGACATAGCTGCTGACTCACCAGGTTGTGTGGGTACATTCAGAATATGTGGCAGTTCTTCAGCAGACTGGAGGAATATTAACTCAAAAATAGTAAAACCCCAAGTCAGGGTTTCATATCTCTTTtctggggagaggaagagagaaaatacattaccacacacatacatatgtatatacatatataatttttaaattgattggCACTTCAGCTATAGTGAAATTGTAAATTTAAACTCTTCTACATAGCAACTATTTCCATTCAAATGGGAATTCACTACTAGAGAGTAAATGTCTATGTAGTCTTACTGCAGTGATGTAGATAAGGACTTCaacattaaattattaataaccGAATTTGTCATTTGACTGAATCGTTACTACAGATGAAACTTAACTTTTCCTGCTTGTATATTGTTTTCTGTAGAGTTGCCTTTATACAGATTATTTAGCAGAGTTCAAGTTTCAGACAGTTACTTTTGCTCAGTAAATTTAGGCTCTGCTACTTTCCACCTTTGTGTTCAGTAAAACttatgaaaaagacaaaagcatGCTCAACAAAGCTGTAGGTTTTTAAGTTCAGTCTCTCAACTTAGTTATTCTGACATGATTATTTGATTTGAGGTGGTTGCTCTGGTGCTGCTCCAGCCCGTGTGCATTCTGAGCTTTGTGTGATCCATCTTGAGGCTGTGATCTGAGCAAGCGGAAGATGTACTTTTGGCATCACATCAGAAAATGTTCTTTTGGCTATGTCTCAAGGACAGGGCCAACTTCAGATTCCCTAAGAAGCCAGCTATAGAAAGCTTGGGACACTGTTGTCTTGCAGGCAGTACTAAAGTAGATCTTCAGCCTCTTCAATACCAAAGGCATCCCTACTGGTTGAGAACTACAAGGGGAGATCTTAATGGGACCTTATCAGCAAAAGGAATCATGAGTCCTCTGAAGTGAGTGAGTCTGAAGAATCTGAAGAGGTACTTCCCTGGAATAATTGCCTGCCTGAAGAAAAagtttacatacatacatttacgtatatattaacatttatatcCCTGTACTTGGGAGATTGTCATAGTATAAATCAGAAACAGCCTTGTTATTGACAATCTCAGGAACCAAAACGAAAGGAATTGGCTTCAAGGGATCTGAACCTCACTGCCCTTTTCATTTTAATGCTTTTATGatttctgcattggcagaaaaTTTCAtacttcctatttttttaaatgactcaatTTTTTATTACTAAATATAGCACATTTGAGTacatttagaaaatagaaaaagtagaaatTGTAATAACTTCGTGCATCAAATAAGAAAAAGCATCTCAGTTATTTCCTTAATTATTAATTAggttaaatatttgcattttttcagtAGCTCTGTTCCTCTTTAATCAAATGTTAATGTCTTTGCTCTTGTAATACCTATTGgagttgctttctttttcatatcaagTTATAGCATctctttatataataaatataatttaactgGCATTTGCTtgcattgacttttttttctcagtctgttAGATGTTTACAGGACAGGGCATTCAGTTAATTTTTGAGATCAAATATGTCCATCTTTTGCATTTTGACCTTTTGGGTATAGTTTTGCcaagtttcctttattttttatgtcattttgATGTATTGCTTTTTTGGTGCTAATTCTGCATGCTGAAATGGTACTGTTCTGCAtaagcttttctcttttccttgttgAGAAAAGGTTTCTGCCTTCTATCACATTTGACCCTGTTGTTTGGTAATTAAATATTGTTTAGCCAGGTAAGTTAACTGCTCCACCTATACCCCCTACCTCCAGCCTCACACATCCCAACGCTCATcgttttactttataattttctgCAGTTTACAGGTCTCTTGATAATCATAAAACAACTCACTGGTGCTTTgctaattaaatatattaattctgGCATTCCTTCCTTACAGATATGGAAATTTCAGGTGACTGAAATGATTGGGACAATACCTGTTTTAACAAGCTGATAGTTTGGGGTTCTTTTAACAGAAAATTTAGactgtagaaaaatatttaaaagaggatAAAAACTGTAAGCGTATAAAACAttctgttaaattttaatttcttgttttagTTTTTCTGATAGGGTCAAAAGTTGACTTTTGTTAAGtcttctgattataaaaataatttgtctgTTACGGtaagttgtttagtcgctaagttgtgttcgattcttcgcaaccctatggactatagcccaccagccgcCTCTacccgtgggatttcccaggcaagaatactgggatggatggttgtttccttctccagaggatcttcccaattcagggatcaaacccgcatctattgcactggtaggtggattctctaccactgagccaccagggaagccctgtggtaaGTACAGGAagataaaaatgaacagaaggtGTAAATTATCAATGATTCCACATTCAAAGGTAACATGTTAATACAAGGTATATTGTGAATTTACCTAggtgtaaagtgaaagtcactcagtcgtgtctgactctttgcaaccccatggactctacagtccgtggaattctccaggccagaatactggagtgggtagccattcccttttggatcttcccaacccaaggatcaaacccaggtctcccacattgcaggcagattctttaccagctgagccaccaggtaagcccaagaatactggagtgggtagcatatcccttctccagcagatctccccaatctaggaatcaaatcagggtctcctgcattgcaggcactcTACAGACATTTGTCAAATATATTGCAAATATGCCAAACCTTAAGCTGAAATCTGGATGATGATGTAAGTTCAACTTCCAGAGACACACACTGTTGTTATTATGGCTTTCTCCAAGTTTTCTAAAATCTACATATATTAGAAAGCAGTATATAAGATGTTTTCTCCTTAATTATCAAATGCATGTGCATTAAGAAAAACATTGCATTTTTAAACCAGATTAAAATCCATACTTAATTTTTCCCACTTGCCTAGAGTAGTATTTCTGTACTTTACCTgcaaagtaaatatatttaatcatGTTCAAATTTTTCTGGTTTCTAATTAAAATGATCTTGTTCTGATTATAAAGACAAAATATACACCTACAGAAAATTTCACTCAAAACTACTGAAACGTACTATTGAGAAGTGAAAGCAACATTCTGTCCGCAGCTCAGTTGGAAGACCTTAGGGTAAGTTAACTTCTCCAAGGttcattttccagtttgtccatgggattgatGGTGGGCATTAATAAATGTATCTATATCAGAATTATAAGGAGATAATAATATAAAGTGATTAGCATAAAACATATGCAGAGAAGCATTAAGATAGTTGTTACTAATTGGCCTTGTATTACATCATAATGTTTCACTTTAATTTTGTCTCAATGATTTTCAcagattcttttctttgaaagtgTTAAATATCTATACCATATTTTATCCATGAATATgccttcatattttttccatttccctgtgggttatatttaaatatctaaccctaatttttttatcataaatcaaGCAAGATTTAATACTCTTTCATAAAACTTTTTCCATCTCTATTGCCCTGTGATAAATTCTAAGTAAAATCTGAGTGAAGTAGTGTAGGCTCTTTtacacttttgaaaaatatttccaggAGTGTGTGAATATGTGTTTTCGCCATAATGTGTTTAGTGACTATTTCAAAGGAAATCTTTGCAGTTCTTGTTATTTActgtttgtatttatatttaattattgaaaactgtgaatttttgtttattgagCCTGTGCATTTGTTTCATATGTGAATTATTTActcctttctgttgttttaaatgtCCTATTAGCTACAAAGACTTTTTCCTCAGTGTCATTTTTATGGGGACAGTgctgttcagttttttaaaattcagttataaCTGgtgttatatttgttttattatattagtttatcattttatatattatattaaattagTATATTAGCATactaatttattatattatattacaacataatgatttgatgaaagtgaaagtgttagtctcttagcTGTTtcctactctttacaaccccttggactatatcccaccaggctcctctatccatggaattctccaggcaagaacactggaaccatttccttctctaggggatcttctggacccggggatccaacccaggtctcatgcattgcaggcagattctttaccatctgaaccatgagggaaggCCAGAACATCGCAGCTAGCAGAGGAtggttttatataatatatattatgaaatgatcacaagTCTGATTAACTTCCATTACCACACATAGTTATAcacttttttcttgtaatgagaactttgAAGATATTTGCTGTTagcaactttcagatatacagtaTAGTATTACTAATAGTCACCATGCTTAACATTATACCGCTGGGActtatttgtaccttttgatctcCATCTTCAATTTAATAGTCAAATATGTCTCTCTTTTTTGCATTTTGACCTTTTAGTGATAACATTGTGGTTTTTGCCCATAGTTCTCATGTCACATTCCTTGtcctttattttattgctttgtcaGTGCTTATTTTTAACGTGCTCAGGTAGCATTTACTGCTTGTCTCTTGTtcaaatagcttttcttttttctggttgaaatgaagatgaattttgaaaattgcttttatattaagaatattatcttattcccatcttttttctttaagtatatGTCTTACATAAGGTATTTTTTCTATTGTAGTGAAATTAGTTTTtcctctgtcattttttttaatgttctctttGCATAATTTTCCCCATCATGTGGTGATGTAATTACCCTGGTATTTGATGTCGTTGTTATGGATATGGCTTTTCACTAGTTTTCTGTTTCCAAGTTGTTATCCAGTTGTTTCACAACTTTTTGAATAATCTTTACTTTCTCActtaatttttatgctttttaaaatcatgtagtAGAATCTTATTTATAATATGGGCACACTATTATTTCTTCAGTTATAATGATCTTTTATTCAAGTTGTCTTTGGAATGTAGATTGCTCTTTTGAgtggaattttgtttttatttttttgtttcataaCTTAAAACATTGGTTAATACTTTCAGCAGATTTTAGGTGTAATACAAGGCATTGTGCCTTGTAGGTAATTTTAATAGGGATAACTCTAGAATTAAAATTTAGAATTCCTTTGTTAAAGAGAGATATTCTTGGTCTTGTTCTTGAAATATCTATTTATTCTGCATTAATTGGGAGTCTTTAAAATGAGGGAATGATATTTGCATCACAAATACCAAGATTTATTGAGGGGgccaacttaatttttttcatatcagaaactgaaaaagagtgttttttgttttccactGTTGGATTAGAAATTACTCTCCTATATCACTGAGTATATTATCAGTTGGCATTGTTTAGAAAGCAATTTGGCACGAGTAGTAAAAGATTATCTTCCAACTTTCTCATACCTTTTGGACAGTAAATGTATTTCCaaattagtaataataaataaGCCCCAAAATGATCATCTCAGCATGATactattattattgatatttcctttCTAATGTGATCCCCCTCAGACCTTCCATAAATACtttcaaaaatgaattttttggagTTTATCCTCCCTGATTTTGATACATTATCTCTGTTGCTAGTATTTGGTGTTAAGCATATATTTGAATGGTGGAGTGATAGTTAAAAAAGACTTAGATATTCACTAAAGATGATTGCATACACTGCAGAACTGTTGATGCTGTGGTCCTTAAACAAATGTACTAATAATAGATAGTTCCTCTATTTTCTTGGTAACAGTTTTGAACAACCATTTTCCAGGAGTTTTGATGTTATTCTGCCATCTACAGGTTGAAATTTTAAGTCCTTATGTAGATAGATGACAGAAAATGccggcttttttaaaaaacagtaatgaCAGAACTCAGCAGATGTTTTTATAGTGTATATGAAAGTTCAGAGTCTTCAGGTCAtacttaaataaatgaatacaaaatcCCTATGGTAACTCTTTGTGTATAGAGTGGGTCAGATAATCAGAGAATACatatcccccccgcccccctctccGCCCTCTAgtcccattaaaatttttttttgattgaaatatagttgatgctATTATataaggtgtacaatatagtgactcacaattttaaaggttatactccatttagttattataaaatattgcctatattccctgtgttgtatatcCTTGTGGCttctttatacataatagtttgtacctatCCCTTAATCCCCTATCCTTTGTATtaccccttcccccttccctctccccactggtaaccactagtttgttttcagtatctgtgagtctgctttttttgTGTTATATTCTCTAGTTTGTTGTGtttgttagattccacatttaagtgatatacactatttgtctttgtctgacttacttcacttagcataatatcctccaagtccatacatgttgctgtaaatggcaaaattttcattttttttaattggctgagcagtattccattatatatagatatcacatctttattcattcatctcttgatggacttaggttgtttccatatcttgtcaGTCATAATGCTGCTATGTACATTGGAATGCATGTATTATCTTTTTgagttgatgtttttgttttttctggatatgtagtgctgggtcatatgataattctattcgTCGTTTCTTGCATTTTGTAgtattttgagaaacctccatactgtttatTCCTGTGGCTgcacccatttacattcccaccaacagtgtgcaaggattccatttttttccacatcctcaccaacatttgttatttgtattctttttaatgatagccattctgacaagggTGAGGTGACATTTCATTTTGGCTTTGATTTcagtttccctgatgattagcaatgttgaatatcttttcttgtgcctATCTTATCTGCATTTCCTATTtaggaaaaatatctgttcaattctgcccattttttaatcaggctgTTTTTTGATGCCAAGTTTTATGAACTGTTTAtgtatgttggatattaaccccttatagGCCTTAAGGGGTTAAAGAATTAACCCcttatcatttgtaaatatcatCTACCAAtcagtaggttatcttttcattttgttgatagtttcctttgctgtgcaaaatctttttaagttttattgggtcacatttgtttatttttccttttatttactttgttttagGAGACAGATAAAAtactgctacaatttatgtcaaagggtATTCTGCcagtgttttcctctaggaactttatacatttaggtttttaatccactttgagtttatttttgtatatggtgttagagaatgttctaattttgtttttttacacatagctgtccagttttccccaccccatttattgaaaagactctcTTTTTGCtaatgtatattcttgcctcttttgtcatagattaattgactataagtacttcagtttatttctgggctctctatacTTTTCCATTGATCTCTGTGTCTTGTTTTTGTGGCAGTGccattctgttttgattactgtacgTTTCTAATACACTCTGAAGTCAGGGAACATAATTCCTctaactccattcttctttctcaagattgttttggctgtttggggtcttttgtttccatacacgttttaaaattatttgttctaggtaTGAAAAATGCCCTTGGTATTTTGATAGTGATCACATTGAattgtagattgccttggatagtTTAGTCATTCCAACAGTATTAAATCATCCAGTCCAAGAACACGGTACCATCTTTCCATCTGTggtgtcttcagtttctttcatcagtgtcttattaATAAGTTTCTGAGTAcagatcttttacctccttagataGGTGTATTCCTAggtattctttttgttttgatatgTTAAATGGGATTGTTCCCTAAGTTTCTTGTTCTGATAGTTtattgttagtatacagaaatgcaagaggtttctgtatattaattttgtatcctgcagctttaccaaattcattgattagccctAGTAGTTTTCagtggcatctttaggatctATGAATAGTATTGTGTCATCGGCCAACAGTGACAATTTCAACTCTTTTCCAATTaaggttccttttatttctttttcttttgctgtggctaggacttccaagaCTGTTAAATAAAAACGGTAagagtgggcattcttgtcttgtttcttctgatcttagaggaaatgctttttgCTTCTCACCATTGGGTATGATGTTAGGCGTCAGTTTGGCATATATGGCTTCTATTATcttatgttccctctatgcccattttctggagagtttttttttttctttttcataaatggatgtgaattttgtcaaaagcttttagTGCCTCTActaagatgatcatatggttttaattcttcagttttttaaatgtggtatatcacattgattgatttgtgggtaTCGGAAAGTCCTTGCATCTCTGAGATAAAATCCTGCTTGATCATGGTGAATGATTCTTTTACTgtattggattcagtttgcttaatatttgaatatttttgcaACTATGTTCATGAGtaatactggcctgtaattttattttttgtgtggtgtctttgtttggttttggtatcagggtaatgctagcCCCATAGAATGAATATGGAAGTGTTCCTATTAAATTTTTgagaatagtttgagaaggataggtgaactcttcaaatgtttggtagaattcacctgtgaagccacctggtcctggacttttgtttgttgtgaatttttaaaattattagctTAATTTCACTACTGGTGATTAGTCcgttcatattttctctttcttcctgatttGGTCTTGGGATATGGTACTCTTAtaagaatgtgtccatttcttctagtttgtccattttactggcatatagtTTGTATCTGTCTCTTAgcatcctttgtatttctgtggccTGGGTtgtaatgtctcctttttcatttttcagtttattgattTGGGCCCTCCCCCCTTTTTCTTAATGAGGCTAGCTAAAGTTTTTTAGTCTTGTTTATCtattcaaagaaccaactcagtTTCATTGgtctttgtttttcagtctttatttctactctgatctttTGCTTCTACTAACGTTgggttttgttctttctctagttcctttaggtgtaaagttaggtggTTAagatttttctagtttcctgagGTAAGTTTGTATtactgtaaacttccctcttaaaactgcttttatcCCATCTCATAGATTTTGGATTAGcatgttttcatttacttttaagtaTTCTGTTTTTAacgtcctctttgatttcctcagTGACCCACTGGTGGTTTAGCAGTGTCTTGCTTAGCGTCCACGTCCACGTTTGTGCTTTTTTGCAGTTGCCCTCTAGTCTTATTTTCTCTAATAAGTATTGCTACTCTAGCTTTCTTCTGACCTCCACTTGCATAGAATAACTTTATCCATCCCCCCACTTTCATTGTGTGTCTCTAGATCTGAATGAAGTCTCTTATAGGCAGCATATGTGTACAGGTCTTATTGTGTCTATTCAGCCActgtatgtcttttgattggagcatttagtccatttgtGTTTAAGATTATTATCAACATGATAtccttattgccattttgttaattgtttgggagttttgtaggtctttttttcccttttgttttcatGATTTGATGATGATCTTAAATGttgtttggttttcctttttgtgtgtgcGTTATGGATGTTTAATTTCGTGGTTCCCATGAGGTT is a genomic window of Cervus canadensis isolate Bull #8, Minnesota chromosome 14, ASM1932006v1, whole genome shotgun sequence containing:
- the KLHL9 gene encoding kelch-like protein 9, with product MKVSLGNGEMGVSAHLQPCKAGTTRFFTSNTHSSVVLQGFDQLRLEGLLCDVTLVPGDGDEIFPVHRAMMASASDYFKAMFTGGMKEQDLMCIKLHGVNKVGLKKIIDFIYTAKLSLNMDTLQDTLEAASFLQILPVLDFCKVFLISGVSLDNCVEVGRIANTYNLIEVDKYVNNFILKNFPALLSTGEFLKLPFERLAFVLSSNSLKHCTELELFKAACRWLRLEDPRMDYAAKLMKNIRFPLMTPQDLINYVQTVDFMRTDNTCVNLLLEASNYQMMPYMQPVMQSDRTAIRSDSTHLVTLGGVLRQQLVVSKELRMYDERAQEWRSLAPMDAPRYQHGIAVIGNFLYVVGGQSNYDTKGKTAVDTVFRFDPRYNKWMQVASLNEKRTFFHLSALKGHLYAVGGRSAAGELATVECYNPRMNEWSYVAKMSEPHYGHAGTVYGGLMYISGGITHDTFQNELMCFDPDTDKWTQKAPMTTVRGLHCMCTVGDKLYVIGGNHFRGTSDYDDVLSCEYYSPTLDQWTPIAAMLRGQSDVGVAVFENKIYVVGGYSWNNRCMVEIVQKYDPEKDEWHKVFDLPESLGGIRACTLTVFPPEENPGSPSRESPLSAPSDHS